CCAATTGGCGATAAATAACGACtagctgttgtaaactcgactaaACCCGCGTTagcgctgtctacgccaataaagaagaagaagattggTTTTTATtacgatatcttaatttttactcaaactGAAAGCTTGAACGGAAGCGCTGAAAAAAGGCGGACAAACAGATAGTCACTCAGAATTCATCTGGTCTCATCATCCCgatcattatacatatatatctatctGGATTAGTTTTAAGTCatataaacaaccgttaggtgagcaaaactattatactctgtagccatatattgcaagagtatacaaaaattaatttcaatatggttaatattactttttaaagaCATCGCCACCGTATGACGTTCTTTTTTTTCAGAGTCATGCTTAAGAAATCCTTCTTATGAAGGGGAATGCACTATTTAAGCATCAGGAAAattgcatataatatatattcaatattacaaaatttcgtccaaaaaagtacatatataagtatttgtgaAATTCTTCATCTTCGATACTCTTAGCAGGGtctaggtaggtaggtaggagtgcagccctatcgggctcaattaacacttgatgtgccattttgatgcactgttcgtagaacctcctgtatctgctattacgtttcaccttctcttttcctgtcatatgttggccataattgtttagttatgacgcattttgtgatgtttttccacctgttatttgcaatttgttgaaattgtctattgatctctcctttgattgatcctagcggacttggtattatctccgcctcggattcgttgagaaaagctcctgcctttgccaactcgtctgctttttcgttaccgaaaatgttcctgtggccgggaacccagattaagtttagttggagcttgtcttttattgagcttagtgctctcttgcagttgtgtactgtgctggagtttgtcatgggtgaagacaaggccaggagcgccgcctggctatccgtaaatagcAGGGTCTATTGGCGATGTATTTCACGCCAGTTAACCTAAGCTAGACATTTCATTCTAAATTACGCCAatcgaaatattcaaaaactattcattgacaaatatttctaatagtatgtatgtaaactgacaaagttttttttaactaagtaaTAAAACTCGTTAGATaagcattatatatttttggttagaACTCGCCGACAGCGGCTGCCAGTTGCAGTTGCGGAGGTCATCAGACAATGTTTCAATAACAGACTGAATGAAAAATTCACATGTGCGCTTAGAAAATTGCTATTTTCCAATCAGAACGTGTGGTTACAGCGCAAAAAGCATTGTCATCCGCAAACCCGCAGCTAACAAAGACAAAACAGCAATGCAGCAAGAAGCACCACGACGACCGCAATGTCATCAGTCGGACCTTTCACTGTCACGACAATTACGCATGGACACACAATTTTCAGCAGCATGCCGAATGCCACAATGTGTGAACAGAGCTCAGCaacgcaaaaaaaatcgaaactcACATACACGCACACTCGGGTTTTAGCAGTCACTTGATTTACCTACTTAGTAAAAGTCCCCTCTTACTGACCGCATTGCATGCCCTTCTGTTCTGTTTATCTGCTAACTCATTCTCTTTTTCCTTATCTTTCGTGTGCCTTTGCAGGTATGGTCGCTGGGTGACACGACGTGTCGCAGTCATTACAATCGCTGCCATTTGGCTGCTGGCCGGATTTGTCTCGTTTGTGCCAATCTCGTTGGGTCTGCATCGACCGGAGCAGCCGTTAATCGTAGAAGACAATGGAAAACGGTATCCCACGTGTGCGCTGGACCTGACGCCCACCTATGCGGTCGTATCTAGTTGTATCAGTTTCTACTTCCCATGCCTGGTCATGATTGGCATCTACTGTAGGTAAGTACACACATACGTATAAAtgttattttcgatttttactttAGAGGAGACCGAATGAAGAGGTTAACAGAGCTTAGACAAATTGTTAGcgagattttttattttctttagggCATTCATTTGGTTTCTAGGCTACGATATGCCTCTGCTTCCTCTCTTACCGTCCCCCATAAATTGTTTCCATCACACAAAACtttgaattaattgaacaaTGCAATTTTTGGGTGTGACGACAAGATGGATGACCATTATTACTCCACTATGAGTGAGTTGAGTAGGTTGAATTTCATTGACGATTAAGTACAAGAAGACTGTCCATTTTCTGTTAATACCAATTCCTTAATAACTTTTTTCGCTCTTTACTGAAGGTTATAGTATTTCAAACTATTTCGACATCTGATAGTGACATATTTGCTTCCGGACATACTTACTGAGGTTTCTATAGCAACGCCTACACGCACTGACCTAACACAGTCACACTAATCTCATATAATAgcgttaaaaaataacaactgtAGTCTACTTTAAAGCAGCTTTGAGAGCTTCTTGTACTTAATCGTGTCTCTTGTGTGTCTCTTGTCAGCCGAGCACAAAGATTATGTTCTAACAGCCAATACTTTTGATATTTCACATATCACAAATCAAtcagttaaatatataaaatcagaTATAATCTCCATCGGCTATAAGGATCTCCTATAACCATagttaaaaatatagtaaattaattatttaataacctGTCTTCGGAACGTAAGTTGAACGAGTTCATATTGAAGTCGGactatataaaaagtttttactgCACTAAAAAGAACACAGTGATTTGTCGTGGGTTGTCAATgaattattttgcaataattaaattagtattattttcCTTCTCAATGATCATTTAGTATTTAAATAATGCGTAGTAAAGGCAGTTGCTTCATCCCATATTTATTGCTAAAGTATTTCGTGGCACATTTAACAGCGATAAAGTAAATATAAGGGGTCAgaagttaaagaaaaataaagctGAGTGGTTGAACGTTTAATTCATTGGCTTTATAGGCATCAAATAGATGCTAGATACCGGTTTTTGGGGCTAAATGTCATTTTGCATTCTCTAACTTCCCTTCAAATTAGAGTGGGATAGGGATGAGGTGGATAAGTATATAGGGATAAGTATCTGTACGGAAGGGTCAAAACTATATAATCGTGTGGGACGTGGTGCCTGTTCAACAAAATAAGATACTAGAGTCAGCTTCCAGCCATCAGACCGCTGCATTGTTTTCCAATCGGACATCACAGCAATTAAGGAATGAGTGTGCTCacagcaataaatatatttacacataaagaTAGCCAAGCGGTTTTGAAAACACTAAAGTCTTCAAGATTGCACCAAACATAGGGAAATAATATCTTTCTCTCTTGGtaacatattattttatgatAAACCTGCAATTAGTTTCTGAGCACCATTGTGTTTTTATTGCTGGTAACTGTGAGGCAAATAAACAAGCCAGAGCAGGCACCACCCCTCAACTTCTTTAAAGaagaaatgtacatatgtatatgcctctGGCTACAAGTAGATATTTAATCGACGAATATGTCATAAATATAGTCAATCCCTAACTGACTCAACAAGCAGAGGCtgcacaaattaaattttgtttatataaacgCCATCGGGAACACAGAGTGGTTTACAGAAgacaaaataaagttattttactCTCAGTGGTTTTACAATGGGTCTCCTCAAGGCCTATATACTTGGTCAGACACTCACCCTCCCTATATTTTCCCTTAAAATATTACCAAAGGAATTGTTGGTTACACTCCTCTCCATAAACTAgtcatttacaaatatacactcTCTAGTTATAGGAAAATGCACGACATGAGATGTTCAGCAAACCTTATTGGGACAAAGCTTATCTGACACTTATTATGACCCTTTAGACTCAATTACGTCGCATATGTCATTACTTTTACATTTTTAGAACTTATCTTAAAACGTGATTTTAATTATAGCTATTAgtcgagaaaaaaaatttgttattattatattgtatttccattttgtattattattattggcaTTTCCTATAGACCAAGAGCTCATATAAAGATAAAAAGCTATCTCCTATCAGTAGACCATCATTTTAATGCTACAAGCTAACAAAATCACGACGAAGGGGTCTTTACTGGTTacgagttaaaaaaaaaacaccttcAATAATGTCGTCTTGAATAAATGTCATCACTCAAATTAAACTAgcagttattatttatttgaaaacgtCCTCCAGACACAAACTTGGCTTACTGCTCTGCCAGTATACCATGTCTCTTTAAAAGAACTTTACTCCAAAAATGAATGTATTCGATGTTGGAAATCTTTAACGAATCATTTTGAGCTGCAAGagatgcaaaattaatttaaatttaattcttaagAAATGACGCATAGAAAAACATCACCTAGCtagttaaataaattcaaatttgttgAAAAGTTTATACTTAAATTAGCTTATTGCCGTCAACACATCCATCCATCAATTTGTTTCGACTTGCTCATGTATATGTACGCAAATATTGATGGTTTTACGCTGAGATTATATTCAATccctttaaatacaaatttaataccTGAGTACACATGTAAGCACACAAACGCTCAAGGGGACATAAAGTTGTAGTGAGACGCAATAAAGCCAGATTCCACACTCTTTGGGCTAATAATAATGAACAAATTATAACGATAAAAGGATATTCATTACGTAATTTGTTGTGACAGCTTTATCGAGGCGctctcacacacacgcacacatgtgcagcagcaacaaaattaaatgcgaCGATCTGCTGGTCATGCTGTTATGTATATCTTTTATACgttcatatatgcatacatatgtatgtgtggtataTCCAGCGGCTCTTAATAGCGCTTGCTGCTCACGAGTTACGCGAGCCTTATTGTGGGCTCATTAAATGCGAAGAGGAAAATCAAACGCGCAGTAAACACTTTGCTACACACATGCATAGATAAATCCTAGGCATGAAAGTCCCGACATATATTCTACAGTATACTTTAGTAGTAAGTAAGTAAGGGAGATATTCTTCCGTCATCTGTTTGTATTTCTCTTTACTATGCTTGAAAACGATGATGCGACTAGTCTTTCATGACAATATGATTTCCAAATTAGTATCGCTCGTATGGTTTCTATAAAGTGGCACTGCTAGAATTAATCCATTTCTTTTGTTGATAAAACTAACCGTCTAAAAATAACTAAGTCAATTCTTTAGCTGTCAGACATTGATCCGTGAAATTAGCATAATTTTAGCGAAAGTATCGGTTAACAAGGAATTTAATAAAAAGGCATTTTGAGTAGTAATGAAAGATTACTATTTCATTACTTATCCGTGCACTATGCCAAGCaaagcaattatttatttaagcgCTGAAAACGGAAGATATTTGGACTTGAAAGTTCAATGTAAAGTCAACCGACTGCCGCTATAGTTTCGAAATCAACGCGTAGAAAGCCGAAACAGTTAGAATACAGAGTTTTGGTTTCAATATTTTGGCGCATGGAATATATTTCACCGACTATCTAGAAACGGGAATGATTGAAGGCTTAAACCCGGCgtgaaatgataaaaatattttccaaagttgtattttttacaGACCATACAAAACGACAGCCTCTCTACCTTGTTTGTCAAGTGAACAGCAGATATTTTCCACAAGAATgagttttacttattttcaaaatgaatttatttgcataaacttGCTGCATTCGGTTGTTCTACATTGGATCACGGATCATGTTCACTTCTTATCATTGAGCCAGCTATACTAATATTCAACATTCTATATTTTTCTTGAGGAACAAGTACATTAACAGCAGTGAGGAAAATGGGTTACATTAGTAATTTTACTAATTTGAAATGACGTTGCTTGACAGAGGACTTGAATTATATGCTACATTCACCTTCATCTGTGATCTGACATTCGgagcagtcaataaaataagaaaagaaccGAAAAATGCTGCAGTAACTCCCTGTTATTCCCAAAAACTGAACAGGAGGATTTCCAAATTTATTAAGATATGATTAATCGAGATGGTATCCAATACTATAAGTGGTCGACAAacttgaaaatttgtgaaaaatactTAGCGAACAACTTAACAACTTATGTGAAACAAAATGGGCTCAACGCACGATCCACAATTTGCcgcaaaattgttgttggtcGTCAAAGCTCTGACAAAATTTTGtaactgtaaaaaaaaggaaacaacgGGAAGAGCAACGATACTCATCGCAGCCGTgtgcaaatttgaatttataattgggATTTTTTGCCTATGTCTTATTCTATCTCTAAATCATTCACTCGGTgtgattcttcagaaagaatcgATTGATCTGGCAAAAGCGCCaaatatgatatatatgtacgCTGCTTAAAGCGCAGggaagtattggatggatttgAGTTTATGCTTCCAGAAAAAACATAAGAAATTGAAAACCTTATTAACTGCTTGATTGATAGATTCAAAGGCCGtttggataatgacaacgtcgtgcGACGTTTGAGGCtctactaaatactaaatatccaccatgatattaaactgtataaagacACTATATATAGCATAAAAATCCTCATTTTTCAAGTTAATGTTCAATGGGGTTTTTTAGTTAATTGGTTGCAATGAGGCAACACTTCTGTCCCACTTAGTCTTTTACACAGCTGTTCCTTGATTGATAATCAGtttatttgccatttcataGTGAACATACTTACTTCAGAATAACGTTTGCAAATCATAGTATCGAAGAAAACACGTAGTCCATCCGAACCACCGAATCCGattttcgttttcaaaaaaaCTGCTATGCTGCATCAGTGAATATAAAACCATTAAAATATTGCTAAGTCGAGAACTGAAAAACTATTCACTCCCTCAATACCACTACACATCTCAAGATTATATTAAGAATATTCCGGAGTCCAGTTAAACAGATTTAACTCACTATTTTAACCTCTAGgaattatatatttgcttaCCTATTTGTCCCAATGTCTAAGCATTGTTTagaatttctttctttcttggAATACAGaagcatatactatatgtatatacatacgtttttATAACCGCCAGTTTAGGCTAAGCCTAAATACGCTGtgaatatttatactcttatgCTTGCTCactttgttgttactgttgttgttggtaatgACATGTCGATTATTATACATCATCTTGCTACATGCCCAAATAGGTGTGCGTACGCCTAAATTAAGCTGAATACCCTAAGTGCTGCAGTATGTTCGCAGGCACAATTTCTCAGCATATGGCAAGGCACTCGTTACTTATACGACATGTGCGCCCATTTACGGCACACACTATACGGGAAACACATGTTGCAGCGCGCAATAAATAGTAGTATAAGCTTTTTAGTGCTTTCTGCTTTGTCTTGAGGCTCCGCACgcattacatataaaatatacaataacgACACacatctatatttttattttatgtgagAGCGACTGCAATATTCACCAAGGGTCGCCCGCCCGTAGAGCAATCGTAGTGCTTGGCAATAACTGAGTAGTAAACAAAACTACTCTTGGTTGctctttttctactttttttgtatttttattatatttgttgcttttttattatgTGTGGCGCGCTATGCCTCCTCCGTGATTTCCTTCTCGTCGACCGGCGCCAACTTCCGCACTTTTTATGCACTCATTTCCTTTAGTGCGCCATTaaggttttttattatttcgcttgCGCATTCTGAGCGAAATTCtgtttggttttatttaattctgtGAGTACATAACACTGCATTCAACCGTGAAAAGTTCTTGTTTGCTCTTGCAACTGCCACATACTATGCATGCTTTAACACCTTTTCGcctagaaatatttaaattttcatatttattgaaacaatttatcggtaacttttttgtttcgccACATTGCAtgaagttttgaatattttccgaTTCACCTTTCCACTAAATATGTTGGccaactttatttatttgcactttttcCCGTTTATTTCCCAATCTACTGATCGCCGCgtcaaatattttgcaacatTTGCCTATAAAATTGATTTCATATGACTGAGACTTTAACAAACATTGCTGTATTCACGCAACTTTTTTGGCTCTGCAGCTTGGCCTCACCGTTGTTTGCTGTTGGCGCTTCTCGCTGCTGCATGTGAATAGTTTGTTGTTTTGGAACTTTGTTGCCAGTTTGCTGTGGTTACCAAATAtgcatttttcataattttttatggcgaaagtttgaaaaaattcctTTGTGCATTTTTTCATTGGGATCTGCCATTTGAAACTTTTGTGTTCATCAGCTGAATAGCGTTTAGGGCTTTACCTTGAATTTCATAAAAAGCGATTCGTCTGTGGGTCTCTCAATAAAGgctgaaaaaagttttgtttcaaATTCCCATTGAACTTTTTTGCGACATCCGTGTGTGTGGGggaaattcacaaaaaattattcgagttttaatcaatttaaattacCTTTCTATTaaagacatatgtataaattaatacattttttttcgattataaaaTGGGATGGAATTCTGCCATTAGCCTTCTGTAATATGGGGCATTATAAGATACAACATGGCATCAGATATTTAATAAGTTTCGATTTCTTCTTTATATCATGGATTTTGAGCTTTCTGTAGAATTAAACTTTAATTCATCTCCACAACATTGTGTTTCCTTCCAGAAAAGTGTGGCATAAGGTCAGGTAGGCGGGGACATAGTGCAATTAAATATTATCTTCTCTTCAAGTACACTCTACACTTTGTAGATATTTAATGTAGATGCTTACTCTGGCAATTGATAGACATTGAAATGGTCAACATGTTATGTAGTATATAGCTGAGTCTCAGTGGAGTCAATTCCTATCTTGCCCAACAAGCAGGCAAACGTGACATGAATAGAATGTGGACCGTACACGACTATTAAAACTCGAAGGGAATGAGATAAAAACTCTCGTAGGAGTGCTAAAAGATCACTGTTTAATTGGCAGACATGCTATCAGACTggaaatacaataaatatttagaaaaagagGGACTATACACCATCTTCTATGAAAACACAAAGCTTTATGCAGGATATAATAAGAATAGTTATACGATACTATCGGTCGAGGGCTTCTTGACAATATCTCGGAAATCGCACAAATAAAACGTTTTGATTGCCGAACTTCATCAAAGGAACAGGGTGGTACAGAGGATATAATAAAGTCTAactatatttaatttctatCAAAGGAATAAACTCTTAATACGCTTGAGACAGCTTGAGAACCGAATATGtatctaataaataatattaatctaAAATCAATTAATCTACCGTATGCAacagtaaaatattttgtcagGCTCGTAACAATAAAACAACATTAAATAATCATTATAATGATCAGCACGACGAACtagccgatttagccatgtgtatctgtccgtctgtctgtatatacgcaaacaagtccctcagtttttgagttatcgatcggAAATTGTGCACACGTAAGGCCATACTTCAAAATACTCAGAAGTGATAAACCCGCACAATTTTAAGGCCAATAGAAAAGTTTATGTGCAGTCGCATTTGCTCACTGAACTTTTctgaaataattgcaaatttcatATTCTTAATTCTTTCGAGTAAACTCCAAACGTTCgcaatttaatgtttttaacgTTCCACTTATACTGCAATAGTCCGCagtaattttcaatttgcacTTGAGACCCATTTAACTTCGTTTCTCTGCCAAAATTACAAAGCCTAGAAGAAGTGGGAAAAagtcattatttatttattttctaatttactCGCCGCTGAGCATAAAGCTATTACGCGATGAAACGGTGCAACCATTCTTGTCATTACCGCCCCTGTCTCACTTTCACTCTCTGAAAACGTTCACGCAAGCActtgtgtttgtgtgagtgAGAGCTCTTCGGATGCATGTGCAGTGGCGGCGAAAGCCCTTATTACTTTAGTGTTTGAACACACACACCTGCTTCTAGGAGTCTTTGCAAATTGCCTAATGCCATGCACTAACAAGACAAAGAGCCATTTGCCACACCTCACGGTGCAACTTACACCGTAATGCTACAACGCGAATGCTTTAATTGCAGATTCGTATGCAGTTGCAAAGCACACTTGCACGTACTTCTCCAATGGAAGCTTTTCCGACTTTCTTCCACTTACAAATGCGCAATTTTTTCGCGGAATTGCGGCATGGCGGTATAGCGGTTTGACCTTCCAGTATTCCCAAGAAGCAtaggaaaaattgaaaaaggcaACATTCGGATTTCGCAGTGAAGTATGCCCAAATTGCCTATCGCAAGGTGAGACGTGCTAAAATTTGGCAAGAAAAAGGTGTGGTTGTTGCCTGAATGAACGCGCCGGCACGTCCACTCTTCGGTGGCAAGAATTTGCAATTTCCTTTGCTCGCCACCCGTCTATTTGCGCACTAAAACAAATACGCGATTGTAAGTGCATGGCTGAGAGCTTATTGGTTCGGCAGCCAACTCAACGCCTGCGTGGAATACACACAAGCCTAAATACTTACGACCCTGTAGGGAAATGAAGTAATAGAAATTGGTGCGGTTTCGCTGCAGCAATCGGCATTATTAGGTAGAGTTCAGTCCACAACAGAGCAAGTAATTGCCCTTGCATTTTACCTTAAACCAGGCCTCAGACCCTGCGATTTCATCTTCGTTGTCGTTAATTGTATTCCCTCCCACTAGAAATAGAGAGAATCGATGGTAACTGCAAGGCAGAGGAGCACCCTTGCCCCGCACACATTGGAAGAATGTTGTATGTATGGAGGAGAGTGAGGTGGAAACACCAAAGCACTTTCTTCTGCAATAacttttgcaagactgaggttgaaacataGCGGCAGTTTTACCTCCACTGTACCAGCAGACGTAGTCAAAAACTGACAGTAGGCGTTTCAACGAATTTGCGATAGACCCAAAGCGCTTTGTTGATTGTCTTATTTTCACTTATAGAGGAATTTTTGACGCCGCTCCAAGTGAGATTCATGTTAGGCTTGACCTCTTAACTTTACCTAGCTTAACCTAGACAACTAAGAATAAGCCGCTACAAGCTAGATTAGTAGAAAACGGTGGATGTGGATTTCACTCTTCGATTTAGACTCATTCAATGCGGTCCACTCGGAAGATTGTCAATTGGGTTCCAGAGAGAAATGGTGGCGCTGAAATTCGTATTTTTTACGATCAGACGACTTCGCACACTCTTTGGAATCATCAATTAGTTGTTGtttatggaaaatttgtttgtttcagTTTGAATAAAACTTTCGAATAGATCGTTATTATTGGCACATTGTGAATAATTTCATGCATTTTACCTATGTTTCGGTCATTTATTGAGTGCATCGTATTCTAAGCTCTTTTATTCAGTAAAGACTTTACCAAACTACTTTTCAACTGTTGCTTTTATCATTAACGCaagacatatatatgtatgtataaaacatGGCTAAAATCGTAGGAAAACAATaaacacatatttacacacacattcatgcaTGCGCATATGTTTACCTATATTCTTTATAATTCACAACTGCCCAAGGTAGGGCCATCCGTTGAACATCGCTTCTTTACAGAGCGAAATAAATTCATGAAAAGTTTTGTTACATATTATACACTTAAATGTATAGTTTCTATTCCATGAATATTCtttaatgaatttgaaaaaacataacTCATTAACTGGATTTTCTATTACCTTTTTCAGACTCTACTGCTACGCGCAGAAGCATGTAAAGTCCATCAAAGCGGTGACGCGACCCGGCGAGGTGGCCGAGAAGCAACGCTATAAGAGCATACGACGCAACAAAAACCAACCGAAAAAGTTCAAAGTGCGCAATCTGCACCACAGTTCGCCCTATCATGTCTCTGATCACAAGGCCGCCGTCACGGTCGGTGTCATTATGGGCGTCTTCCTAATCTGTTGGGTGCCATTCTTTTGTGTCAATATTGTCGCCGCCTTTTGTAAGACCTGCATTGGGGGACAGACCTTTAAAATACTCTCGTGGCTGGGCTACTCCAACTCGGCCTTCAATCCCATCATTTACTcaatattcaacaaagaatttcGTGACGCCTTCAAGCGCATACTCACCACACGAAATCCATGGTGTTGCCGACAGGAGGTTGGCAATATACATCCGCGCAACAGCGACCGTTTCGTAACCGATTATGCGGCGAAAAACGTTGTTATGATGAATTCAGCACGCTCGTCGGCCGAACTGGAACAAGTGTCTGCGATTTGACCAAAACGCACCGCTTCGGCGTTAGTTTGCTGCATGTCCAGTGCGGATGCTGCATCTCTGACGACGACATATATTCCGTGAGATTCGGTGACGGTGGCAACCACGACCATCGTGGAGGCTTTGCCGGTTGTGACGGAAATGGAAACGGAATTAGTTTAAAATTGCTGAATTACGAAGAGGATGCATGCAGTGACGATGAAATGTGCGTGGCACCATAATCGTGCGAGATAATCGTGTTGAA
This window of the Bactrocera neohumeralis isolate Rockhampton unplaced genomic scaffold, APGP_CSIRO_Bneo_wtdbg2-racon-allhic-juicebox.fasta_v2 ctg165_3, whole genome shotgun sequence genome carries:
- the LOC126766544 gene encoding dopamine receptor 1 isoform X2 — translated: MPLRKMSAAAGSTVAALAAIAVTTTTTTTTVTTLATAAATALAAATATGSSNYSNVANIMGAGSDVATSGTASAAGGADHLPLQLTTAKVDLDIEIDIQLLTNGYEGTTLTSYFNDTSWINPSEADTIVGIFLSVLIFLSVAGNILVCLAIYTERSLRRIGNLFLASLAIADLFVASLVMTFAGVNDLLGYWIFGAQFCDTWVAFDVMCSTASILNLCAISMDRYIHIKDPLRYGRWVTRRVAVITIAAIWLLAGFVSFVPISLGLHRPEQPLIVEDNGKRYPTCALDLTPTYAVVSSCISFYFPCLVMIGIYCRLYCYAQKHVKSIKAVTRPGEVAEKQRYKSIRRNKNQPKKFKVRNLHHSSPYHVSDHKAAVTVGVIMGVFLICWVPFFCVNIVAAFCKTCIGGQTFKILSWLGYSNSAFNPIIYSIFNKEFRDAFKRILTTRNPWCCRQEVGNIHPRNSDRFVTDYAAKNVVMMNSARSSAELEQVSAI
- the LOC126766544 gene encoding dopamine receptor 1 isoform X1; its protein translation is MPLRKMSAAAGSTVAALAAIAVTTTTTTTTVTTLATAAATALAAATATGSSNYSNVANIMGAGSDVATSGTASAAGGADHLPLQLTTAKVDLDIEIDIQLLTNGYEGTTLTSYFNDTSWINPSEADTIVGEDPDAVSLVSILVVGIFLSVLIFLSVAGNILVCLAIYTERSLRRIGNLFLASLAIADLFVASLVMTFAGVNDLLGYWIFGAQFCDTWVAFDVMCSTASILNLCAISMDRYIHIKDPLRYGRWVTRRVAVITIAAIWLLAGFVSFVPISLGLHRPEQPLIVEDNGKRYPTCALDLTPTYAVVSSCISFYFPCLVMIGIYCRLYCYAQKHVKSIKAVTRPGEVAEKQRYKSIRRNKNQPKKFKVRNLHHSSPYHVSDHKAAVTVGVIMGVFLICWVPFFCVNIVAAFCKTCIGGQTFKILSWLGYSNSAFNPIIYSIFNKEFRDAFKRILTTRNPWCCRQEVGNIHPRNSDRFVTDYAAKNVVMMNSARSSAELEQVSAI